In the genome of Arthrobacter alpinus, the window ATGCTGGTATAGGCAATCAGGTCTACGCTGGCCTCCTTGGCGGCGGCGATGACGTTGAGGTGCTGCGGGAGCCGCTGGCCCACTTCGCTGCCGGAGACCAGCAGTACCTTTTTGGCGCCGGAAAACGCCTCGCGCAGGGATGCGGGGTCGTTGTAGTCGATCGAGCGAACCTGGACACCACGGTCCGCAAGGTCTTCAATCTTGGCCAGATCCCGGCCTGTGGCCACGAGCTGTCCTGCAGGAACGTTCTGTTCAAGGAGTGCTTCGACGACGAGGCGGCCAAGTTGGCCGGTTGCGCCGGTAATGACGATGGTCATGAGGGAATCCGTTCGTTGGTGGGTGTCTTTCACCTGTGCCAACATCATGTGTTCGGCATTTCTTCCGAAAGGAGAGTACGCACTTAAAGGTAAGGTGCATACATGAAAGTAAGTACGAGTCCATCCCCGCCGCCCGCCCTTGTCCGCGACGGCATCTTTCCGGCCGCCTGTCCGAGTAGGACGGTGCTCGATCATGTCTCAAGCAAATGGGGTGTGCTCATCCTTGTGGCCTTGGCCCAGGGCCCGCAGCGCTGGAGTGAATTACGCCGTCGAACCGAGGGCATCAGCGAAAAGATGCTCGCCCAAACTCTCAAAACGCTCGAAGGCGACGGGTTCATCCATAGAGACGCCCAACCGGTAATTCCACCCCGGGTCGACTACAGCCTGACTAGCCGCGGTCATGACCTCGTTGCGCTCCTCATCCCGTTAATGGACTGGATCAACCTGCATGCCGAGGAAATCGTCAACGGTCAATGACCCGCACCACTTCTGGTGGTTCCTAGGCCTTGAGTAGGCCTGTGGCGATGAACGCTTTACGGTAGATCTCTTTGATGACGAGTTCCTTGCGGGCGTTGTACTGCATGGAATGTTCGCCGGCGGCCCGTGACAAAGCTGCCGCCTCACGTTTTGTATTTGCGTAGAGAACGCGATCGAAAGGATTGGCGCGAAGCCAGTCGCGAAAGATTCGATGCTTGATTACTTCGGGACTGTCATAGCCAAAGACGTGCAGATGGCAAGCCGGCTCCGAGTGGCGCAGGACACGATGTCCAAACCACCAAGGTTCGCGAACCCGTAGTTCGAAACCGGCACGTTCAAGTGCCGGAACGTACAACGCCTCATCGTTTGGGTCGGCGACGATCAGGTCAATGTCGATAATCGGTTTGGCGGGGAGGCCTGGAACGGACGTCGATCCAACATGCTCGATGACTAGCGCGCGCCAGCCCAGAGCATCCTCGATCTCCTTGGCGAGCAATTCGAATTGCCCGGCCCATGCATCATTCCAATCGACTATGTCAAAATTCAGTGATGGTCCGGCGCCAGGAACATAGGGGGATTGCCCTTCGGGAACAGGCGGTTCGTGAAACGTTACGATGTCGTTGGGGTGCGGCATGGACCAATTCTGACTGATCCTGACCGCTTCCGAGCTGTGCAACACTCTTCTGGTGGAAAGCGCCCAGTAGGCCGGTCCTTCACCAGCGGAACCATGTGCTGGCCTGAACGTATGATTTGGCAGATCAGAGGATGTCGGTTTGACCCGTTCGGTGGCTTGTCGGGTGAGTGCACCGTCTATGGTGCACGGGCGCGTTGGCCTACTACGGTTCCCGTCGTTTCTGACGGTGTGCACCTATTGGCTCGGTGTATGGGCGTTAACCTCACGTTGCCGTCGACGATGAGGAGTTGCTCTCATGTCCTGGGTTCTGTGCGAAGCATGACCGTGGACTGGTTGGTCAGTCACCGGTTGGTACAACTCTGTCCACTGATTTGAGGGTTCACCACCGGGAGATGGATAGGACTTCCGAACCAAGGCCTTACCGGTTTGTTCCCCTGAAGGGTTTTGTCATGCGGCGTTTAGGAACTTCAATACCGATTCTGCTGCTTGTCTCTGGCGGCTCGTTCGTGGCTAGGCCGCGACATTTCCCCTTCACCCTGTTCATGGTGCGCAAGGCCCTTGACTACGTTTGGGGTCGGTTGCCCGGTTCGGTCGCCAGATGCTAGTGCGAAAGGCAGCCGTTCCTGTATCAGTCATGACTGTAGCGGCCCCAATTGAAAAGGGATTCACCGGCGACCTTGAAAGTGTCGCTTCGGCTGACAGGCTCTGTCGGACAACGTCTGACGCAATGCATGCCGGCTTTAGAGGCCCCGATAAAAAGAAGCACCAAGATTCACCTGAAGTCGGGCAGCCCGGTCCTCATCGGCACATTAAAAACGGCACGCTCAACCCAAGGACGCCCTAATTCGCTCGTCTAGCGGGGTGGTTTGTGTTGTTTTTGCCTGGAGTCCGCCAGTGTCCGGGTTTTAACAATGTGGTGGTGGGGCTTGGGGAGTCCGACCATTTTTTGTTGCTGGTGTGTTCTTGTTCGGTTGGGTGTTAGATCCAGGTGGGTGCTGTGGGTGTGTTGGTGATGGTGTCGCGGCCGGTGGCCCAGGCTGTGATTGTTGTCAGTGGTCCGGTGACGATGACGGCGTCGGGGTTGGTGGTGTCACCGTAGCGGGTTCCGGTGCCCTCGATTTCGATGATGAGTCCGGTGTCGGTGCCGCGGGTTTTCCAGGCGCCGGTGATGTCGGTCAGGAGCCGTTGCAGGATGGGTGCGGGGATGTCTGAGACGGTGGCGCCGTTGTTGAGGTCGACGGCGTGGAGCCAGACTTCGCGGGTGCGCATCCAGACCGTTTCCGATGCCGGAACGGTGCGTCCTTGGGCGGTCTTGACCTGATTGGACCACTTGTTATCGGGGAGGTCGCGCCATTCCACGCTCAGGTGCACGGCGGTGTGATCGGTCAGATTACGTAACGCGATAGGGGAGAGAGTCGCACCGAAGTCGATTTCCTGGTTCCTCGCGGTGGGTGAGGAATACATGGGAGTCTCCACCCCTGTGGCCGCCCATTCGATGAGGCGGGCGATCGCGCGGGCGTTGTAGCCGATGTGCGCGGCGATGTGGCGGCGGCTCCAGCCGGGCAGGAGTGAATCGCCGTCGAGCTGCTCATCGGAAAGCTCATTGAGTTTACGGGCGAAGAACGCCGTACCGCGCCGGGCCTGCAGGAGCGCTTCCTGCAGGCCCGGATCGGTGGTCAAATCATGGCGGGCAACCATCAGACTTCCTTGACTACCTTGTTAGTGAGCGTGCCCAGGCCCTCGATGGTGGTGAGAAGGATCTGGCCCTCGGCGAGGTAGCGCTGGGGATCGCGGGCATGTCCGACCCCGCCGGGGGTGCCGGTCGCGATAACGTCGCCCGGGTTCAGGGTGATGATGGTGGAGATGTAATGAACCAGGAATTCCGGGGTGAAGACCACATCGCCTGTCGGGGTCGACTGCATGATTTCCCCATCCACCGCGCTGGTCATGAGCGGGCCCGCGGTGAATTCATCGGTGGTGACCAAGGCGGGGCCGAACGGAGTGCTGTTCTCCCAGGTCTTACCCTGGAGCCACTGAATGGTGCGGAACTGGTAGTCGCGCATGGAGACATCGTTGAGCACGGCGTAACCGGCAATGTGATCGCCCGCGTCTGCTTCGGAGATCCGGCGACCGGGCTTGCCGATGATCACGGCGAGCTCTGCTTCCCAATCCACGGACTCTGACTCGGCCGGCAGGGCCAGGTCGTCGTTGGGGCCGATGAGGGATTCGGCGTACTTGGCGAACAAGGTCGGGTACTGGGGTACTTCGCGGCCCATTTCCTTGATGTGGTTGCGGTAGTTGTGGCCCACGCAGATGATCTTGCCCGGAGCAGGCACAACAGCGGCCAGATCGGCACCGTCGTAGGCGTGGGTAGCGCCGGTAGCGGCTGCCGCAACAGCCTTCCATTCCGGGTTCTTCAGCAATTCACCCACGGAGGCGTAACCATCAATCTCGGTCAGGGTCTCGCCGTCTTGACGGACGGCCTGGGTGGGTGTGGTGCCGTTGGGGGTGCGGAGGGTGAGTAGTTTCATGAGGTGGCGCGTCCTTCGGTGTAGCTGCGGTTGAGGTTAAGGCGTTCAATGATGGGGTGGTCACCGAACTGGAACAGATCAAATTCGGTTTCAGCGTGGATTGACCAGGCAGCCCAGGACGGGACAACGATGAGGTCGCCCTTTTCCAGAAGGTTCGTTTCGCCGTTGATGATGATCGAGCCGCGTCCTTCGAAGACCTGGTAAACGCTCGAGCCGACTTCCCGGACGGTGTCGGTGGAAGCTCCGGCACGTAGGCGGTGGAACTGGGCCCGGATCGTAGACATGACATCCCCACCGGTGGTCGGGTTCACGAAGCGTACCGCCGCATGACCCTGGGAAACGGTGGCCGGGTGGCCCTCATCCTCCAGCAAGAGTTGTTCGGTCAGGGCCCTATCGGTGTGTTCCCAGCGGTAGGCGGCGATGGGGGAGGAGATCGTGTTCTGCAGGCCCGAGAGGGGCCGCAGGCCCGGGTTGGCCCAGAGGCGTTCGGAGCGGGAAATGTCAGGGGTGGATTCATCCGTGACGCGCTCGGTGCCGAATTCAAAGAACGCTGTGTCGGTGTAGTGCACGAATGGGATATCCAGGCCGTCGATCCAGGCCATGGGCTGATCTGTTTCGTTGTGGTGGCCGTGGAAATTCCAACCCGGGGTCAGGAGGAAGTCGCCGCGGGACATGCGTACGGGGTCGCCGTTAACAACAGTCCAAACACCTTCGCCTTCAACGACGAAGCGGAAGGCGTTTTGGGAGTGGCGGTGCTCGGGCGCTGTTTCGTGACCGCCGAGGTACTGGATCGCGGCCCACAATGTTGGGGTGACGTAGGGTTTGCCGCCCAGACCCGGGTTCGCCAACGCAATCGCGCGGCGTTCCCCGCCACGACCAACCGGCACCAAATCACCGGATCGTTCAGCTAGGGGAAGCAATGTGTTCCAACGCCAGACATGCGGGACAGCTTTAGGCGTCGGTACCATCGGCATCAGATCAGCGATCTGCGTCCACAACGGGATCAGGTTCTCGGACTCAAAGTCCTGGTACAGCACCTCCAACGCGGCCACCTCTTCAGGCGTCGCCTCGGGCACGCCCTGCCCGGCCGCAACTGACTCATGCGTGATGTCATCGGCATTGATAGACACTTCTGGCCTCCTGCTTTGATCTGTGTTGATGGACAAGAATGTTGCTCTCGTCACAACAGTAGGTGGGGCGGGCCAATGCATCAAACTTATTCTGTCTGCCAGAATCTTTCTACAGGGCTTTACTGCCATCGGCCAGGCTTCGCGGAGCCGATTCGTCCCAGTTGACCTTCAGTTAGTCGCGGTTGGCGGGGTTGGCGGCAATGTCCAGCTCTAGCTGGCGCCTGGCCGCGGATAAGTGCTGCACCAGTCCGGCATCAAAGAGCGGGCGGAAGCGGGCGATGGGCGTGGCAACGCTGATGGCGCCAATCACGTCCCCGGCACCGTTGTGCAGTGCCATGCCCAAGGCGCTGATGCCTTCCTCGGTGCCTTCGAAGTTGGCGGCAAAACCATTGCGGCGTATGGCCTCTAGTTCGCGCGTGAAGGCCGGGAAGTCCGCTTCGTTAATGTGGTCTCCGCCGATCTCGGCACTGCTGCTGGAAAAGAGCTTGTGCACCATGCCCGGATCCAGTTCGGCAAGGATGGCCTTGCCGCCGGACGCCTTGTGGGCTGGCATGACGCTGCCCTGCCTGTCGCCAACACGAAGTGCGTTGCTTCCTTCAGCTGTGCTGAGAAATCTGACCTTGGTGCCCACTCGCACCATGAGGTTGACCGTCTCATTGAGTTGGCTGGAGAGCAGCTCCATGTGGGGTTGGGCCAGTTGTCTCAGCTGCCTTGTCCAGCCAAGACCTGCAGGACCCACGCCAATGGCCACTCCAGGAACGTAGTTCTTGTGCTCGTCCTGGACCGCGAATCCGCGGTAGACAAGCATCGCCAGCAGTCGGTGCGCCGTGGACGGGGCCACCCCCAGCTCGGCAGCGGCATCCTTGAGCCGCAGCTTGCCACCGTCGCGCAGGAGCTGCAACAGGAGCAGGGCGTTGTCCACGGCCTCGATTGGGTACATGGGCTTTTTTTGAAACTCGTTATTCTGCACAATAGAATTATATTGCCTCCCGGATGTGAAGTGGGCCACCCTTATGAGATGGATTACACAAACAACCCCGTCACGGCCGGCAAAACCGCCGGTGTGAGACGAACCAGGCCAGCAGCGCGGCCGGCCAAGTTCCCGCGTGCATCACTGATGGCCGTTCTGGTTTGCTGGCTGCTAGTGGTCTTTGATGGATACGACCTGATTGTCTATGGCACCGTCCAGTCCTCGCTGATCAACGACACCGGTTGGGGCCTGACCAAGGCAACCGCCGGCACCGTCGGTTCCCTGGCGTTTGCGGGCATGATGATTGGCGCTATTGTTGCCGGCCGACTCGCTGATGCCCTAGGACGCAGACGAACCATCCTGGCGTGCGCCATTGCTTTCTCGGTTCTGAGCGCTGCATGTGCCTTTGCTCCCAATGCCTACGTTTTTGGCGCACTCCGGCTACTCGCTGGCATTGGATTGGGCGGACTTGTGCCGTCGGCCAACGCACTCGTGGCCGAATTGGTGCCCGAGAAGTGGCGTTCCGCCATTGCCACCTTGATGATGTCCGGCGTCCCCATTGGCGGTACGTTGGCGGCAGTTGTTGGCATCCCGTTGATCCCACTCTTCGGCTGGCCAGTGATGTTCTTGGTCGCCGGCTTGGCCCTGGTCATCGTTGTTCCCTTGGGATTCAAATACCTGCCCAAGACTGCTGCTCCCCGGTTGACGGGTGAGCGCGGCGGCTTCGGCGCCTTGCTGAAGGCTCCTTATCTGGGTGCCAGTGTCTTGTTCGCGTTGGCCACCGTTGCCACCTTGTTTGCGTGGTACGGGCTGGGCACCTGGTTGCCCAATCTCATGCAGATGGCGGGGTACAACCTCGGTTCGGCTCTGACCTTTGCCATCGCCCTGAACCTGGGCGCCGTGGCTGGTTCCATCATCACGGCGTGGGCTGGTGGTCGATTTGGTCCCATCCGAACCGGAATCGTCGCAGCAGCTGTAGCCGCAGCAGCCTTGGCCGTCATCATGACCGGTCCACCCGTATTCCTTGTCTACGCCATGTTGGTCCTGGCCGGCGTGGGCACCCACGGCACGCAGTGCCTGATCATCGCCGCCGTCGCCACCCGTTACCCAAGCCACTTGCGCGGCACGGCACTTGGTTGGGCGCTCGGCGTCGGACGCATTGGTGCAGTGGCAGCCCCCCAGGCGGGAGGATTCCTGCTAGCAGCCGGACTTGGCGTGAACTCCAATTTCCTGGCTTTTGCAGGGGCTGCAGCCATTGCAGCGATCCTGCTGTGGGTCATCTCTGTCCGGGCCAAAGTCACTACCTCATCTACCTCATCATCGAATTCATCAACAAACGTAGGAAGCAGCCATGTCTAACTCATCTAGTTCCACCACTGAGACGATCAATACCACCCCGGCACAGGACGTTCTGGTGATTGGTGGCGGCATAGCCGGTCTGGCGGGTGCTCTCGCCCTGCGGGAAAATGGCGCCACTGTCACACTCGTGGAGAATGCGCCGGCGTTCGGCGAAGTGGGTGCCGGACTGCAGATGGCCCCTAACGCCTCGCGTGTTTTGAAGCGCTGGGGCTTGCTGGAAAAGGCCTTGGAAATCGGTGTGCAGCCCAAGCACTTGGTGTTCCGCGACGCCGTCACCGGCGAAGAGCTCACCCGCCAGTCGCTGGGGGAAGAATTTACAGAACGCTACGGTGCTCCTTACGTGGTGATCCACCGCAGCGACCTTCACCGAATCCTGCTGGAAGCCTGCCAAGAGTCCGGAGTGACGCTGCTCAACGGCGTCTTCGTTGAAAAGGTCGAGACCGAAGATGACAAAGCCCGCGCCTTTGCCGCCAACGGCGACGTTTATGAGGCCGACGCCGTTCTGGCCGCGGATGGTTTGAAGTCCACCCTGCGCAAGGCTGTTTCCGAGGATGTTCCGGTTCCGTCGTCGTATGTTGCCTACCGCGGCACGGTGCCCATCACGGACGCCACCCCGAAGGCTGACTTGGAAGACGTCATTGTCTACCTTGGCCCGAACTGCCACCTGGTCCAGTACCCGCTGCGCAAGGGTGAGCTGCTGAACACCGTTGCCGTTTTCAAGTCGCCGTCGTTTGAGCGTGGCGAGGAGCAGTACGGTGGCGTTGACGAGCTGGAAGAGGCCTACAAAGACTGTATTCCGGCTGTTCAGGAAGCCCTGAACAATCTGGCAACCGGCATCCGTTGGCCCATGTACGACAAGAACCCCATCGAGAACTGGGTCAGCGGCCGCATGACTTTGATTGGCGACGCCGCCCACCCCATGCTCCAGTACCTTGCCCAGGGTGCGTGCCAGGCGCTCGAAGATGCTGCCGTTTTGCAGGAAGTCACGCAGGGGACCGTCTTCACCGATACAGGTATCGACGCCAGGGCATGGGAAGGCGCCTTCAATGACTTCAACGAATCACGCGCCGGTCGCACGGCCCGCGTCCAGCGCACCGCTCGCGTCTGGGGAGAGTCATGGCACGTCTCCGGCTTGGCTCGCACGCTGCGAAACCTGTTGTTCAAGAGCCGCGGCGATGGCAACTACCAGTACAACGACTGGCTGTACGGCCAGGAAGGTGATGGCGTTCCGGCCGTTGAGTCCAAGGGCGCAAAGGCTCTGGCCAACTAAATGAGCTAACGAAGTGCCCGCCCCGATGCCGGTGCGGGCACGTTCTCATGCGAACCTTCTAATCGTCCGAGGGTTGCAATCCATTGCTTGAAGGGTTGTCCTGCCTGGACACATGCACTCATTGAACAGCCAGTCCGGAGGCTGGAGGTCTTCGGGAACAGCCGTGGCAGGTGCATGCGAAATGTAGTCTTCGTCCTGAAGCCGTGTCGAGGGGCGTCCCCTCGGCACGGCGATGCCTATCGGCACCATGAGGTTTCATGGTTGCCGACTTAGTTTCTGATGCCGTCATTTCCTCGTCACGCCGGTTACAGCACTCATATGGCGCGACCGCGAGCGCAAGGCTGTTTCCATGTGCCTGACTGCGTGCACGTATGACGGACTTGCTAGAAATTCACGGAAGCAAAGGTGCTCGTCCTGCCTGTATCAGACATGCGGCAGGCAGGGCTCCGCGAAGCCCCGGCCGCATGTCGGGCGGGGGATGCCTTGGGCGTCGTCAAGCTGGACCGCCTGACCCGTTCTGTCCAGGATGCCCATGAAATTGCGGATGACCCGCCGACCCAGTAGGCGAACTACGGTTCAACGTAGTGGCCATGATCTCAGGGCTCGAGGCAGACATAATCGGCCTGCGCGCGAAGGAATGAAGGTTGTCAAGCCCAAGGGCAGCTGCGGGGCACTAGTCGCGACCGTCCCTGATGCTCTGTGCAATGAACTTCTGACATTTTGTGCACTCGACTTCTGAAAATGAAACCTGAAGTCTCCGTTGGAGCGGCCAAGCTGTCTCATTGATTGTTCGCGTACATAACGCACGCCAACAATCGTTGCGTGGAGGTTTTTCCCTGGCGCTGCTTTCCTGCACAGTGGTCCCATACTCCGAAAGCGTAGGCTAAGGCGCAAGTGGTGATGGCGGGCTTGCAGGGATGTCACGCAGTGAACGTTCGCGTTGTAGACAACCCGATTAACTTTGCGATGCCGTCGAAGGGATCATCCTGAAGGATGTCCTCGATGAGAGTGTTGATGCGCTTTAGGTTCTTGCCTTTCTGAGGCTGCCAGTACAGATAATCTGCCCAACCCTCGGCTGTCCAAGCGAGAACGCGGCCATTCAAGGCTCTATGAGCCCATACTCAGGTAACCTGACCCCCGCGGGCCGATTCCAGGGCTGGCAGCAGACCGATCGCGTTCTTTGGGGAGCGCAGAAGGTAGCTGTTTCCACCGACGAGTCGTGTTCACCCTTGGACATCAGTTCCGCTGAGCTGCGCTTAGACGCGATCTCAACGTCAGTGTGGTCGAGATTGACGCGCTCCATGAGACCAAACAGGTCGCGTCGAGCTTCCGTCGCTGTTATAGCCACAATTTCCTCCTACATGTACCAAATGTGGTTCCACTTTGTCCGGATGGTTCACAGAAATATCACCACCCCTGACAGTTGGGCCAAACACAAAAAGTTGATCAAGATCCCGAGCAACTCTTCTCACTCCGCCTTGAGTGTTCCTGTTCCTGGGTTCCTTAGGGTCTTAAGACCCTGTGACGGACTCGGTGGGGGTGCAATACTGGCATTTTTGGGGGGAATGCCATGGCTGCACAATTCGAGATAATTCTTTACGCCGACGAGCGATACCGGTTCCGGCTGGCCTGCGCGGAGGGTAGAACCTTACTGCTCTCAGGGCCCTACGACACCAAGAGGGAGACCTTGATGGCGGTCCATGCCGCCCGGGAGGATGCCGCCATGGCCCACATCAAGGTCCTAACAAACAACACGGACCAAACGCGAGGGCTTGGACCGGTGGCGCCAAGCCTCCCCGTCCGGGCGGGTCACTTGGGCGAGGAGTTC includes:
- a CDS encoding fumarylacetoacetate hydrolase family protein, translated to MKLLTLRTPNGTTPTQAVRQDGETLTEIDGYASVGELLKNPEWKAVAAAATGATHAYDGADLAAVVPAPGKIICVGHNYRNHIKEMGREVPQYPTLFAKYAESLIGPNDDLALPAESESVDWEAELAVIIGKPGRRISEADAGDHIAGYAVLNDVSMRDYQFRTIQWLQGKTWENSTPFGPALVTTDEFTAGPLMTSAVDGEIMQSTPTGDVVFTPEFLVHYISTIITLNPGDVIATGTPGGVGHARDPQRYLAEGQILLTTIEGLGTLTNKVVKEV
- a CDS encoding YegP family protein encodes the protein MAAQFEIILYADERYRFRLACAEGRTLLLSGPYDTKRETLMAVHAAREDAAMAHIKVLTNNTDQTRGLGPVAPSLPVRAGHLGEEFCNPARDHPAGEPFQP
- a CDS encoding cupin domain-containing protein; this encodes MSINADDITHESVAAGQGVPEATPEEVAALEVLYQDFESENLIPLWTQIADLMPMVPTPKAVPHVWRWNTLLPLAERSGDLVPVGRGGERRAIALANPGLGGKPYVTPTLWAAIQYLGGHETAPEHRHSQNAFRFVVEGEGVWTVVNGDPVRMSRGDFLLTPGWNFHGHHNETDQPMAWIDGLDIPFVHYTDTAFFEFGTERVTDESTPDISRSERLWANPGLRPLSGLQNTISSPIAAYRWEHTDRALTEQLLLEDEGHPATVSQGHAAVRFVNPTTGGDVMSTIRAQFHRLRAGASTDTVREVGSSVYQVFEGRGSIIINGETNLLEKGDLIVVPSWAAWSIHAETEFDLFQFGDHPIIERLNLNRSYTEGRATS
- a CDS encoding GrpB family protein, which translates into the protein MPHPNDIVTFHEPPVPEGQSPYVPGAGPSLNFDIVDWNDAWAGQFELLAKEIEDALGWRALVIEHVGSTSVPGLPAKPIIDIDLIVADPNDEALYVPALERAGFELRVREPWWFGHRVLRHSEPACHLHVFGYDSPEVIKHRIFRDWLRANPFDRVLYANTKREAAALSRAAGEHSMQYNARKELVIKEIYRKAFIATGLLKA
- a CDS encoding maleylpyruvate isomerase family mycothiol-dependent enzyme, with the translated sequence MVARHDLTTDPGLQEALLQARRGTAFFARKLNELSDEQLDGDSLLPGWSRRHIAAHIGYNARAIARLIEWAATGVETPMYSSPTARNQEIDFGATLSPIALRNLTDHTAVHLSVEWRDLPDNKWSNQVKTAQGRTVPASETVWMRTREVWLHAVDLNNGATVSDIPAPILQRLLTDITGAWKTRGTDTGLIIEIEGTGTRYGDTTNPDAVIVTGPLTTITAWATGRDTITNTPTAPTWI
- a CDS encoding MFS transporter, encoding MDYTNNPVTAGKTAGVRRTRPAARPAKFPRASLMAVLVCWLLVVFDGYDLIVYGTVQSSLINDTGWGLTKATAGTVGSLAFAGMMIGAIVAGRLADALGRRRTILACAIAFSVLSAACAFAPNAYVFGALRLLAGIGLGGLVPSANALVAELVPEKWRSAIATLMMSGVPIGGTLAAVVGIPLIPLFGWPVMFLVAGLALVIVVPLGFKYLPKTAAPRLTGERGGFGALLKAPYLGASVLFALATVATLFAWYGLGTWLPNLMQMAGYNLGSALTFAIALNLGAVAGSIITAWAGGRFGPIRTGIVAAAVAAAALAVIMTGPPVFLVYAMLVLAGVGTHGTQCLIIAAVATRYPSHLRGTALGWALGVGRIGAVAAPQAGGFLLAAGLGVNSNFLAFAGAAAIAAILLWVISVRAKVTTSSTSSSNSSTNVGSSHV
- a CDS encoding IclR family transcriptional regulator; its protein translation is MYPIEAVDNALLLLQLLRDGGKLRLKDAAAELGVAPSTAHRLLAMLVYRGFAVQDEHKNYVPGVAIGVGPAGLGWTRQLRQLAQPHMELLSSQLNETVNLMVRVGTKVRFLSTAEGSNALRVGDRQGSVMPAHKASGGKAILAELDPGMVHKLFSSSSAEIGGDHINEADFPAFTRELEAIRRNGFAANFEGTEEGISALGMALHNGAGDVIGAISVATPIARFRPLFDAGLVQHLSAARRQLELDIAANPANRD
- a CDS encoding recombinase family protein produces the protein MRQAGLREAPAACRAGDALGVVKLDRLTRSVQDAHEIADDPPTQ
- a CDS encoding FAD-dependent oxidoreductase, producing the protein MSNSSSSTTETINTTPAQDVLVIGGGIAGLAGALALRENGATVTLVENAPAFGEVGAGLQMAPNASRVLKRWGLLEKALEIGVQPKHLVFRDAVTGEELTRQSLGEEFTERYGAPYVVIHRSDLHRILLEACQESGVTLLNGVFVEKVETEDDKARAFAANGDVYEADAVLAADGLKSTLRKAVSEDVPVPSSYVAYRGTVPITDATPKADLEDVIVYLGPNCHLVQYPLRKGELLNTVAVFKSPSFERGEEQYGGVDELEEAYKDCIPAVQEALNNLATGIRWPMYDKNPIENWVSGRMTLIGDAAHPMLQYLAQGACQALEDAAVLQEVTQGTVFTDTGIDARAWEGAFNDFNESRAGRTARVQRTARVWGESWHVSGLARTLRNLLFKSRGDGNYQYNDWLYGQEGDGVPAVESKGAKALAN
- a CDS encoding type II toxin-antitoxin system YoeB family toxin encodes the protein MNGRVLAWTAEGWADYLYWQPQKGKNLKRINTLIEDILQDDPFDGIAKLIGLSTTRTFTA
- a CDS encoding winged helix-turn-helix transcriptional regulator; its protein translation is MKVSTSPSPPPALVRDGIFPAACPSRTVLDHVSSKWGVLILVALAQGPQRWSELRRRTEGISEKMLAQTLKTLEGDGFIHRDAQPVIPPRVDYSLTSRGHDLVALLIPLMDWINLHAEEIVNGQ